From a single Nocardioides sp. dk884 genomic region:
- a CDS encoding YceD family protein, with translation MLDTRELGRRPGSQRQLTLTVPAPPDLGIEVLKVPEGAPVELDLRLEAVMEGVLVTGTAKAVVEGECARCLEEIADELEVRFQELFVYDDLGDSDADDEDNGVSNLQDDLLDLEPLLRDSVVLALPFQPLCQDDCPGLCTECGARLADDPDHQHEDAIDPRWAGLSALNKLDKKDSESSEN, from the coding sequence GTGCTCGACACTCGCGAGCTCGGCCGCCGCCCGGGGTCCCAGCGACAGCTGACACTGACGGTGCCGGCGCCGCCAGATCTTGGCATCGAGGTTCTCAAGGTCCCCGAAGGTGCGCCGGTCGAGCTTGACCTGCGCCTGGAGGCGGTCATGGAGGGCGTCCTGGTCACCGGCACGGCGAAGGCCGTGGTGGAGGGCGAGTGCGCGCGGTGCCTGGAGGAGATCGCCGACGAGCTCGAGGTCCGCTTCCAGGAGCTGTTCGTGTACGACGACCTGGGTGACTCGGACGCCGACGACGAGGACAACGGGGTCAGCAACCTCCAGGACGACCTGCTCGACCTGGAACCCCTGCTGCGGGACTCGGTGGTGCTCGCACTACCGTTCCAGCCGCTGTGTCAGGACGACTGTCCGGGACTGTGCACCGAATGTGGTGCGCGCCTGGCGGACGATCCGGACCACCAGCACGAGGACGCGATCGATCCGCGATGGGCGGGGCTGAGCGCGCTGAACAAGCTCGACAAGAAGGACTCGGAATCCTCCGAGAACTGA
- the rsmD gene encoding 16S rRNA (guanine(966)-N(2))-methyltransferase RsmD — protein MTRIIAGRAGGRRLSTPPGTATRPTSDRVREALFSAIESWCGSLSGLRVLDLYAGSGAVGLEAWSRGAAAVTMVESDRRTAALVAANARDLGAREAQVVTGAVAAVLARPPAAGYDVVFADPPYPLPDEAVADDLRALVEHGWLAPDALVVVERSARSPEPAWPAGLEPHRRRAYGETVLWYGHAASPVADEDDQPSTQPSTDPSEGE, from the coding sequence ATGACCCGCATCATCGCCGGCCGCGCCGGCGGCCGCCGCCTGTCCACCCCGCCGGGCACCGCCACCCGCCCCACCAGCGACCGGGTCCGCGAGGCGCTGTTCTCCGCGATCGAGTCGTGGTGCGGCTCGCTGAGCGGCCTGCGCGTCCTCGACCTGTACGCCGGGTCCGGCGCGGTGGGCCTGGAGGCCTGGTCGCGCGGTGCCGCGGCGGTCACGATGGTGGAGTCCGACCGGCGCACCGCCGCCCTGGTGGCCGCCAACGCCCGCGACCTCGGCGCCCGTGAGGCCCAGGTCGTCACCGGCGCGGTCGCCGCGGTGCTGGCCCGCCCGCCGGCCGCGGGCTACGACGTGGTCTTCGCCGACCCGCCGTACCCCCTTCCCGACGAGGCGGTCGCCGACGACCTGCGGGCCCTGGTCGAGCACGGCTGGCTGGCCCCCGACGCGCTGGTGGTCGTGGAGCGCTCGGCGCGCAGCCCCGAGCCGGCCTGGCCGGCGGGCCTGGAGCCGCACCGCCGCCGTGCCTATGGCGAGACGGTGCTTTGGTACGGTCACGCCGCCTCGCCCGTGGCGGACGAGGACGACCAGCCCAGCACCCAGCCCAGCACCGATCCCAGCGAAGGGGAGTGA
- the coaD gene encoding pantetheine-phosphate adenylyltransferase: protein MRRAVCPGSFDPVTNGHLDVVGRASSLFDEVVVAVGVNASKNRLFSAEERMEMLREVCADLPNVRVAGFTGLLTTFCEEQGIQAIVKGLRAVSDFEYELQMAQMNASLTEVETVFVPTSPEYSFLASSLVKEVATFGGDVSSLVPPSVHARLTARLSEVAARAAGAGG, encoded by the coding sequence GTGCGCCGAGCCGTCTGCCCGGGATCGTTCGACCCGGTCACCAACGGCCACCTCGACGTCGTGGGACGCGCCTCGTCGCTCTTCGACGAGGTCGTCGTCGCGGTGGGGGTCAACGCCTCCAAGAATCGGCTGTTCAGCGCCGAGGAGCGCATGGAGATGCTCCGCGAGGTCTGCGCGGACCTGCCCAACGTGCGCGTCGCGGGCTTCACGGGCCTGCTGACCACCTTCTGCGAGGAGCAGGGCATCCAGGCGATCGTCAAGGGCCTGCGCGCGGTCTCCGACTTCGAGTACGAGCTGCAGATGGCGCAGATGAACGCCTCGCTCACCGAGGTGGAGACCGTCTTCGTGCCCACCAGCCCCGAGTACTCCTTCCTCGCCTCGAGCCTGGTCAAGGAGGTCGCGACGTTCGGCGGCGACGTCTCCAGCCTGGTCCCGCCGAGCGTGCACGCGCGCCTCACGGCCCGCCTCTCCGAGGTCGCCGCCCGCGCTGCGGGGGCCGGAGGATGA
- a CDS encoding ABC transporter substrate-binding protein, with translation MRRPARSTALAAVAVLATALLGGCASDPSPATAGEKPAQLTLALGGEPDDGFDPTLGWGRYGSPLFQSTLLQRTADLEVTGDLATDWEVSRDGRVWTVQIRDDARFTDGSPVTAEDVAYTFNQASRSGGLTDVTVLERAEATGPTTVELRLRRAQSTFVNRLVSLGIVPRDAHGPAYARQPVGSGPYTFVSWEPGQQLVVERNDDYYGEQPDFERLVFLFTDEDATLAALRSGQVDLAGVPSSMASQDIADMWLLTVPSLDNRALSFPTLPDQGRTTPEGRPIGNDVTSDVVVRRAINLAVDREALVAGVLDGHGSPAYGPVDEAPWFEPSTAIEDADPEAAATLLEQAGWTDEDGDGVREKDGVAAELTLHYPAGDSLRQNLALAVADMVDDAGIAITAQAGSWEEIEQRLHADPVLFGWGSHDPMEMYNHLASSQAGIEYNNPGMYADDEVDRHLEAALAATDPDVATRHWQAAQVPSGPAADAPWAWLVNLDHTYYVRSCLDLGEPVVEPHGHGWPLTAGIAGWRWSC, from the coding sequence GTGCGTCGTCCCGCCCGATCCACCGCGCTGGCCGCGGTCGCCGTGCTGGCGACCGCTCTCCTGGGCGGCTGCGCCTCCGACCCCTCCCCGGCCACGGCGGGGGAGAAGCCGGCCCAGCTCACGCTGGCCCTGGGCGGGGAGCCCGACGACGGGTTCGACCCCACCCTCGGCTGGGGTCGCTACGGCTCGCCCCTCTTCCAGTCCACGCTCCTGCAGCGCACCGCTGACCTGGAGGTCACCGGCGACCTCGCCACCGACTGGGAGGTGAGCCGGGACGGTCGGGTCTGGACCGTGCAGATCCGCGACGACGCGCGGTTCACCGACGGCTCGCCGGTGACGGCCGAGGACGTCGCCTACACCTTCAACCAGGCCTCGCGCTCGGGCGGGCTCACCGACGTCACGGTCCTGGAGCGCGCCGAGGCCACCGGTCCCACCACCGTGGAGCTGCGGCTGCGCCGCGCCCAGAGCACCTTCGTCAACCGCCTCGTCAGCCTGGGCATCGTGCCCCGGGACGCCCACGGGCCCGCTTATGCCCGGCAGCCGGTCGGCTCCGGGCCCTACACCTTCGTCTCCTGGGAGCCCGGGCAGCAGCTGGTGGTCGAGCGCAACGACGACTACTACGGCGAGCAGCCCGACTTCGAGCGGCTGGTCTTCCTCTTCACCGACGAGGACGCGACGCTCGCCGCGCTCCGGTCGGGGCAGGTCGACCTGGCCGGCGTCCCGTCGTCGATGGCGTCGCAGGACATCGCGGACATGTGGCTCCTCACCGTGCCCAGCCTCGACAACCGGGCGCTGTCCTTCCCCACCCTGCCCGACCAGGGGCGGACCACGCCCGAGGGTCGCCCGATCGGCAACGACGTGACCTCCGACGTCGTCGTACGACGCGCGATCAACCTGGCCGTGGACCGCGAGGCGCTGGTCGCCGGCGTGCTCGACGGCCACGGCTCCCCGGCGTACGGCCCGGTCGATGAGGCGCCGTGGTTCGAGCCGTCCACCGCGATCGAGGACGCCGACCCCGAGGCCGCCGCCACGCTCCTGGAGCAGGCCGGCTGGACCGACGAGGACGGCGACGGCGTACGCGAGAAGGACGGCGTGGCCGCCGAGCTGACCCTGCACTACCCGGCCGGCGACTCGCTGCGCCAGAACCTCGCACTCGCCGTGGCCGACATGGTCGACGACGCCGGGATCGCGATCACCGCCCAGGCGGGCAGCTGGGAGGAGATCGAGCAGCGGCTGCACGCCGACCCGGTCCTCTTCGGCTGGGGCAGCCACGACCCGATGGAGATGTACAACCACCTCGCCTCCTCCCAGGCCGGCATCGAGTACAACAACCCCGGGATGTACGCCGACGACGAGGTCGACCGGCACCTCGAGGCCGCGCTGGCGGCCACCGACCCCGACGTCGCCACCCGGCACTGGCAGGCCGCCCAGGTCCCCTCCGGCCCGGCCGCCGACGCCCCGTGGGCCTGGCTGGTCAACCTCGACCACACCTACTACGTCCGCTCCTGCCTCGACCTCGGTGAGCCGGTGGTCGAGCCGCACGGCCACGGGTGGCCGCTGACCGCCGGCATCGCCGGGTGGCGGTGGTCGTGCTGA
- the rpmF gene encoding 50S ribosomal protein L32, protein MAVPKRKMSRSNTRHRRSAWKAVAPTLVTCANPACGSKHLPHRACGECGQYGARADRRQVL, encoded by the coding sequence GTGGCTGTCCCGAAGCGGAAGATGTCGCGCAGCAACACGCGTCACCGTCGCTCGGCCTGGAAGGCCGTGGCACCGACCCTGGTGACCTGCGCGAACCCCGCCTGTGGCTCCAAGCACCTCCCGCACCGTGCGTGCGGCGAGTGCGGCCAGTACGGCGCCCGTGCCGACCGTCGTCAGGTCCTCTGA
- the mutM gene encoding bifunctional DNA-formamidopyrimidine glycosylase/DNA-(apurinic or apyrimidinic site) lyase: MPELPEVEVVRAGLERHVVGRTVRGVEVLHERPVRRDLRGPAGFVAALTGRRIIDARRRGKYLWLPLDNGDALLAHLGMSGQMLVQPAAAPDEKHLRVRLVLDDARQLRFVDQRMFGGLTVSAGGAELPPEIAHIARDPLDPDFDDAEFVRRVRRRASGIKRQLLDQGLVSGVGNIYADESLWRSRLHGERPGDRLSAAQVRELLGHVRDVMGEALAQGGTSFDALYVNVNGQSGYFDRSLRAYGREDEPCERCGTPMRRVAFMNRSSYFCPTCQPPPRRRRTPAPGRGVVAAPGPAAETALPD; encoded by the coding sequence GTGCCCGAGCTCCCCGAGGTCGAGGTCGTCCGGGCCGGCCTGGAGCGCCACGTCGTCGGCCGCACGGTCCGTGGCGTCGAGGTGCTGCACGAGCGCCCGGTGCGCCGCGACCTGCGCGGCCCCGCCGGCTTCGTCGCCGCGCTGACCGGGCGCCGCATCATCGATGCGCGGCGTCGCGGCAAGTACCTCTGGCTGCCGCTGGACAACGGCGACGCGCTGCTGGCCCATCTCGGCATGAGCGGGCAGATGCTGGTGCAGCCCGCCGCCGCGCCGGACGAGAAGCACCTGCGGGTGCGCCTGGTGCTCGACGACGCCCGCCAGCTGCGCTTCGTCGACCAGCGGATGTTCGGCGGGCTGACCGTCTCCGCGGGCGGCGCCGAGCTGCCGCCCGAGATCGCCCACATCGCCCGCGACCCGCTGGACCCGGACTTCGACGACGCCGAGTTCGTACGCCGGGTGCGCCGGCGGGCCTCGGGGATCAAGCGTCAGCTGCTCGACCAGGGGCTGGTCTCCGGTGTCGGCAACATCTACGCCGATGAGTCGCTGTGGCGCTCCCGCCTGCACGGCGAGCGCCCGGGGGACCGGCTCAGCGCCGCCCAGGTGCGCGAGTTGCTCGGCCACGTGCGCGACGTGATGGGGGAGGCCCTCGCCCAGGGCGGCACCTCCTTCGACGCCCTCTACGTCAACGTCAACGGCCAGTCGGGCTACTTCGACCGCTCGCTGCGCGCCTACGGGCGCGAGGACGAGCCCTGCGAGCGCTGCGGCACGCCGATGCGCCGGGTGGCGTTCATGAACCGCTCGTCGTACTTCTGCCCCACCTGCCAGCCGCCCCCGCGGCGACGCCGGACGCCCGCGCCGGGGCGCGGTGTCGTGGCGGCTCCGGGCCCGGCCGCGGAGACCGCGCTGCCAGATTGA
- a CDS encoding acyl-CoA thioesterase, with amino-acid sequence MSEERTRPARPTRADYVAWRTVTTRWRDDDAYGHLNNATYYELFDTAVNAHLFEATGTNVRHLPQIGVVAETSCRYFREIGFPEPIETGMVVDKVGTSSIVYRIGLFQGDSDEAAAEGRFVHVYVDNAAGAGDRPVAPMPDVIRAAVEPLLRP; translated from the coding sequence ATGAGCGAGGAGCGCACCCGTCCGGCCCGCCCCACCCGCGCGGACTACGTCGCCTGGCGCACGGTGACCACCCGCTGGCGCGACGACGACGCCTACGGCCACCTCAACAACGCGACGTACTACGAGCTGTTCGACACGGCCGTCAACGCGCACCTGTTCGAGGCGACCGGCACCAACGTGCGCCACCTGCCCCAGATCGGGGTGGTGGCGGAGACCTCGTGCCGCTACTTCCGCGAGATCGGCTTCCCCGAGCCGATCGAGACCGGGATGGTCGTCGACAAGGTCGGCACCTCCTCGATCGTCTACCGGATCGGGCTCTTCCAGGGCGACTCCGACGAGGCGGCCGCCGAGGGCCGCTTCGTGCACGTGTACGTCGACAACGCCGCCGGCGCGGGCGACCGCCCGGTGGCGCCGATGCCGGACGTGATCCGCGCCGCGGTCGAGCCGCTGCTGCGCCCGTAG
- a CDS encoding ABC transporter permease — protein sequence MLRLARGVAGKAAQLALLLAAVAVASFALMSASPVDPVDAYIGAELTAVGPEQRELIEQRWGLDDSAPERFVTWAGELLQGNAGQSHIYGQPVTEVIGSRLVASLGLMAGAWLLSGLFGFVLGVLAGARRGTLVDRGITWWAYTLSSAPTFWVGLILLYVFSVWLQWTPVCCAGPIGVLSEDVTLWQRLHHMLLPMLALSVVGVGPITLHTRQAVAEVLAQDHVTFARSLGETPRGVLVRRVLRNAAAPAVMLQFASIGELFGGSVLAEQVFSYPGLGQATTQAALRQDVPLLLAIALVTAALVFVGNTLGDLVHRRLDPRAARDVQGRSAARPDRHAAVGQVSA from the coding sequence GTGCTGAGGCTGGCGAGGGGCGTCGCGGGCAAGGCCGCCCAGCTGGCGCTGCTGCTGGCCGCGGTGGCCGTGGCGTCCTTCGCGCTGATGTCGGCCTCGCCGGTCGACCCCGTCGACGCCTACATCGGCGCGGAGCTCACCGCCGTCGGCCCCGAGCAGCGCGAGCTCATCGAGCAGCGCTGGGGCCTGGACGACTCGGCACCGGAGCGCTTCGTGACCTGGGCCGGCGAGCTCCTGCAGGGCAACGCCGGGCAGTCCCACATCTACGGCCAGCCGGTCACCGAGGTCATCGGGTCCCGCCTGGTGGCCAGCCTCGGGCTGATGGCCGGGGCCTGGCTGCTCTCCGGGCTGTTCGGCTTCGTGCTGGGCGTGCTGGCCGGGGCGCGTCGCGGCACCCTGGTGGACCGCGGCATCACCTGGTGGGCCTACACCCTCTCCTCGGCCCCGACGTTCTGGGTCGGCCTGATCCTGCTCTACGTCTTCTCGGTCTGGCTGCAGTGGACCCCCGTCTGCTGCGCCGGCCCGATCGGGGTGCTGAGCGAGGACGTCACGCTGTGGCAGCGCCTGCACCACATGCTGCTGCCGATGCTCGCGCTCAGCGTCGTCGGGGTCGGCCCGATCACGCTGCACACCCGCCAGGCCGTGGCCGAGGTGCTGGCGCAGGACCACGTCACGTTCGCGCGCTCGCTGGGGGAGACCCCGCGTGGGGTCCTGGTACGCCGGGTGCTGCGCAACGCCGCCGCCCCGGCGGTGATGCTGCAGTTCGCGAGCATCGGCGAGCTGTTCGGAGGCTCCGTTCTCGCCGAGCAGGTCTTCTCCTACCCGGGGCTGGGGCAGGCGACCACCCAGGCCGCGCTGCGCCAGGACGTGCCGCTCCTGCTCGCCATCGCGCTCGTCACCGCGGCACTGGTCTTCGTCGGCAACACCCTGGGCGACCTGGTGCACCGCCGGCTCGACCCGCGCGCCGCCCGGGACGTCCAAGGCAGGTCCGCGGCGCGCCCGGATCGCCACGCCGCCGTCGGGCAGGTGAGCGCATGA
- the smc gene encoding chromosome segregation protein SMC, translated as MYLKSLTLKGFKSFASATTLQLEPGITCIVGPNGSGKSNVVDALAWVMGEQGVKSLRGGKMEDVIFAGTSGRPPLGRAEVVLTIDNSDGALPIEYTEVTISRTMFRSGGSEYAINGNTCRLLDVQELLSDSGIGREMHVIVGQGQLDQILHATPEDRRGFIEEAAGVLKHRKRKEKALRKLDSTDANLHRLNDLIAEIRRQLKPLGRQAEVARRAAGVQADVRDARARLLADDLVTARTALEREMADESALLERRAELEQQTAAARAQESELEAALREDLPALSRAQDTWFALSGLRERLLGTQSLAAERLRNATATAESEHRGGRDPEELEAQAEQARTQEQQIAAEVEARRLALEQAVTARRAAEDAATEEDRRVAALQRAAADRREGLARLHGQVNAMRSRAVAADEEVGRLTANREDALARAQRAQRDFTALETQVAGLDAGEEDLDAEHEAAVAALDDLEARLVKLREEVQQAERERSSLAARKDALEIGLNRKDGAGALLAATDTVSGLLGSVAALLTVRPGYEAAVAGALGRAADAVAVADADTAVAAMTHLRAEDLGRAALLLGGGAPDDDDWPALPEHAAYVRDVVECPGELRAALARLVRRVAVVEDLDAARVLVRELPELTAVTREGDLIGTHFASGGSASQPSLIEVQAAVDEAAEQLAEVTASAERLGFEVSRLEAERHEAQQRVDVALARLHESDATLAAVAEELGQHGSLARAARGEAERLARAIEAAQQAREQAVAGLAELEARLASAEETPEEEPDTGTREQLTEAARAARQEETEARLALRTSEERARAMSGRADSLLRAARSEREARARAAERRERARQEGRAAKAVGAAVAHVLTRLEDSVARAAEHRAEVEQARRAREQELMAVRSSLRDLARAHDELLNAAHRDEMARAQQRMRIEQLEERAVEELGTAPDALVADYGPDQPVPATEPGPDGEPLEPTAYVREEQQKRLRAAERALAQLGKVNPLALEEFSAMEERHKFLTEQLEDLRRTRKDLLDIVREVDARVEQVFTEAYADVERAFDATFARLFPGGEGRLVLTDPSDMLTTGIEVEARPAGKKVKRLSLLSGGERSLVAVAFLVALFKARPSPFYILDEVEAALDDTNLGRLLEIYEELRESSQLLVITHQKRTMEVGDALYGVTMRGDGVSAVISQRLREVEPA; from the coding sequence GTGTACCTGAAGAGCCTGACCCTCAAGGGGTTCAAGTCCTTCGCCTCCGCGACCACGCTCCAGCTCGAGCCGGGGATCACCTGCATCGTCGGGCCCAACGGCTCCGGCAAGTCCAACGTCGTCGACGCGCTCGCCTGGGTGATGGGAGAGCAGGGGGTCAAGTCGCTGCGCGGCGGCAAGATGGAGGACGTCATCTTCGCCGGTACGTCGGGGCGCCCGCCGCTCGGTCGCGCCGAGGTGGTGCTGACCATCGACAACTCCGACGGCGCGCTGCCGATCGAGTACACCGAGGTGACGATCAGCCGCACGATGTTCCGCAGCGGCGGCTCGGAGTACGCCATCAACGGCAACACCTGCCGCCTGCTCGACGTCCAGGAGCTGCTCTCCGACTCCGGCATCGGCCGTGAGATGCACGTGATCGTGGGGCAGGGCCAGCTCGACCAGATCCTGCACGCGACGCCGGAGGACCGGCGCGGGTTCATCGAGGAGGCCGCGGGGGTCCTCAAGCACCGCAAGCGCAAGGAGAAGGCGCTGCGCAAGCTCGACTCCACCGACGCCAACCTGCACCGGCTCAACGACCTCATCGCCGAGATCCGGCGCCAGCTCAAGCCGCTGGGCCGCCAGGCCGAGGTGGCGCGTCGTGCGGCCGGTGTCCAGGCCGACGTCCGCGACGCCCGGGCCCGCCTGCTCGCCGACGACCTGGTCACCGCCCGCACCGCGCTGGAGCGCGAGATGGCCGACGAGTCCGCCCTGCTGGAGCGGCGTGCGGAGCTGGAGCAGCAGACCGCCGCGGCGCGCGCCCAGGAGAGCGAGCTCGAGGCCGCGCTCCGCGAGGACCTGCCGGCCCTGTCGCGTGCCCAGGACACCTGGTTCGCGCTCTCCGGGCTGCGCGAGCGGCTGCTCGGCACCCAGTCGCTGGCCGCCGAGCGGCTGCGCAACGCCACCGCGACCGCTGAGAGCGAGCACCGCGGCGGCCGCGACCCCGAGGAGCTCGAGGCGCAGGCCGAGCAGGCGCGCACCCAGGAGCAGCAGATCGCCGCGGAGGTCGAGGCCCGGCGCCTCGCCCTCGAGCAGGCCGTCACCGCCCGCCGCGCCGCCGAGGACGCCGCGACCGAGGAGGACCGCAGGGTCGCCGCCCTCCAGCGCGCCGCGGCCGATCGCCGCGAGGGCCTGGCGCGGCTGCACGGTCAGGTCAACGCCATGCGCTCGCGCGCCGTGGCCGCCGACGAGGAGGTCGGCCGCCTCACCGCCAACCGCGAGGACGCCCTCGCCCGCGCCCAGCGCGCCCAGCGCGACTTCACCGCCCTGGAGACCCAGGTCGCCGGGCTCGACGCGGGGGAGGAGGACCTCGACGCCGAGCACGAAGCGGCCGTCGCGGCCCTCGACGACCTCGAGGCGCGCCTGGTCAAGCTCCGCGAGGAGGTCCAGCAGGCCGAGCGGGAGCGCTCCTCGCTCGCCGCGCGCAAGGACGCCCTGGAGATCGGGCTGAACCGCAAGGACGGCGCCGGCGCCCTGCTCGCCGCGACCGACACCGTCTCCGGCCTGCTCGGCTCGGTGGCCGCCTTGCTCACCGTCCGGCCCGGCTACGAGGCCGCGGTCGCGGGCGCGCTGGGTCGGGCGGCGGACGCCGTGGCCGTCGCCGACGCCGACACCGCGGTGGCCGCGATGACCCACCTGCGCGCCGAGGACCTCGGGCGCGCCGCGCTGCTGCTCGGCGGGGGAGCACCGGACGACGACGACTGGCCGGCCCTGCCCGAGCACGCGGCGTACGTGCGCGACGTCGTGGAGTGCCCGGGCGAGCTCCGCGCCGCCCTCGCCCGGCTGGTACGCCGGGTCGCGGTCGTCGAGGACCTCGACGCCGCCCGGGTCCTGGTGCGCGAGCTGCCAGAGCTCACCGCGGTGACCCGTGAGGGCGACCTGATCGGCACCCACTTCGCCTCCGGCGGCTCCGCGAGCCAGCCCAGCCTGATCGAGGTCCAGGCGGCCGTCGACGAGGCGGCCGAGCAGCTCGCCGAGGTGACCGCGAGCGCCGAGCGGCTCGGCTTCGAGGTCAGCCGGCTCGAGGCGGAGCGGCACGAGGCCCAGCAGCGTGTCGACGTCGCGCTGGCCCGCCTGCACGAGTCCGACGCGACCCTGGCCGCCGTGGCCGAGGAGCTCGGCCAGCACGGCTCGCTGGCTCGCGCCGCCCGCGGCGAGGCGGAGCGGCTCGCCCGGGCCATCGAGGCCGCCCAGCAGGCCCGCGAGCAGGCCGTCGCCGGGCTGGCCGAGCTGGAGGCCCGGCTGGCCAGCGCCGAGGAGACCCCCGAGGAGGAGCCGGACACCGGCACCCGCGAGCAGCTGACCGAGGCCGCCCGCGCGGCCCGCCAGGAGGAGACCGAGGCCCGGCTGGCGCTGCGCACCAGCGAGGAGCGGGCCCGCGCGATGAGCGGGCGCGCCGACTCGCTGCTGCGCGCCGCCCGCAGCGAGCGCGAGGCCCGTGCCCGGGCCGCCGAGCGCCGCGAGCGCGCCCGCCAGGAGGGTCGCGCCGCGAAGGCCGTCGGCGCCGCCGTGGCGCACGTGCTCACCCGCCTGGAGGACTCCGTGGCGCGGGCCGCCGAGCACCGCGCGGAGGTCGAGCAGGCCCGCCGCGCCCGCGAGCAGGAGCTGATGGCCGTGCGGTCGAGCCTGCGCGACCTGGCCCGCGCGCACGATGAGCTCCTCAACGCCGCCCACCGCGACGAGATGGCCCGCGCCCAGCAGCGCATGCGCATCGAGCAGCTCGAGGAGCGCGCGGTCGAGGAGCTCGGCACCGCCCCCGATGCGCTGGTCGCCGACTACGGCCCCGACCAGCCGGTGCCGGCCACCGAGCCCGGCCCCGACGGGGAACCGCTCGAGCCCACGGCGTACGTCCGCGAGGAGCAGCAGAAGCGGCTGCGCGCCGCCGAGCGCGCCCTGGCCCAGCTGGGCAAGGTCAACCCGCTGGCGCTGGAGGAGTTCTCGGCGATGGAGGAGCGGCACAAGTTCCTCACCGAGCAGCTGGAGGACCTGCGCCGCACCCGCAAGGACCTCCTCGACATCGTCCGAGAGGTCGACGCCCGCGTCGAGCAGGTCTTCACCGAGGCCTACGCCGACGTGGAGCGCGCCTTCGACGCGACCTTCGCCCGGCTCTTCCCCGGAGGGGAGGGCCGCCTGGTCCTCACCGACCCCTCCGACATGCTCACCACCGGCATCGAGGTCGAGGCGCGACCGGCCGGCAAGAAGGTCAAGCGGCTCTCGCTGCTCTCCGGCGGCGAGCGCTCGCTGGTCGCGGTGGCCTTCTTGGTGGCGCTGTTCAAGGCGCGCCCCTCGCCGTTCTACATCCTCGACGAGGTCGAGGCGGCCCTGGACGACACCAACCTGGGCCGGCTGCTCGAGATCTACGAGGAGCTGCGGGAGAGCTCGCAGCTGCTCGTCATCACCCACCAGAAACGGACCATGGAGGTCGGAGACGCCTTGTACGGAGTCACGATGCGTGGAGACGGCGTCTCGGCCGTGATCAGCCAGCGGCTGCGGGAGGTGGAGCCCGCATGA
- the rnc gene encoding ribonuclease III, whose protein sequence is MTNYAELRRALGDPQLDPELLERALTHRSYAYENGGLPTNERLEFLGDSVLGVVVTETLYRTHPDLSEGRLAKLRAAVVNARALAEVGRGIGLGEHVKLGRGEEATGGRNKSSIISDTVEAVIGAVHLSGGMEVSAQVVHLLFDPLIEAASALGAGLDWKTSLQEIAAEHSLGVPEYVITADGPDHMKTFTAQVRVADRLYGNGVGRSKKEAEQAAAETAYGEIVAQLGVSAASDAG, encoded by the coding sequence TTGACCAACTACGCGGAGCTGCGTCGAGCGCTCGGTGATCCCCAGCTGGATCCCGAGCTGCTCGAGCGCGCGCTCACCCACAGGTCCTACGCCTACGAGAACGGCGGACTGCCCACCAACGAGCGCCTGGAGTTCCTCGGGGACTCCGTGCTCGGGGTCGTCGTCACCGAGACGCTCTACCGCACCCACCCGGACCTCTCCGAGGGCCGGCTGGCCAAGCTGCGGGCCGCGGTCGTCAATGCGCGCGCCCTGGCCGAGGTCGGGCGCGGGATCGGCCTCGGCGAGCACGTCAAGCTCGGCCGCGGCGAGGAGGCGACCGGCGGACGCAACAAGTCCTCGATCATCTCCGACACCGTCGAGGCCGTGATCGGTGCGGTGCACCTCTCCGGCGGCATGGAGGTCTCCGCGCAGGTCGTGCACCTGCTCTTCGACCCGCTGATCGAGGCCGCCTCGGCGCTCGGCGCCGGGCTGGACTGGAAGACCTCGCTGCAGGAGATCGCCGCCGAGCACTCCCTCGGCGTGCCGGAGTACGTCATCACCGCCGACGGCCCCGACCACATGAAGACCTTCACCGCGCAGGTGCGGGTCGCCGACCGGCTCTACGGCAACGGCGTCGGCCGCTCCAAGAAGGAGGCCGAGCAGGCCGCCGCGGAGACGGCGTACGGCGAGATCGTGGCGCAGCTGGGCGTCTCCGCGGCCTCCGACGCCGGCTGA